One Porphyromonas pogonae genomic region harbors:
- the tilS gene encoding tRNA lysidine(34) synthetase TilS — MDTFLEKVRNTILREKLIVDHHSNIIIAISGGADSVALLMALRLLGYNVIAAHCNFNLRGVESKRDEDFVRELCSRENITCRVKSFDTSEYAANKKISIEIAARELRYSWFRALREELRCDYIAVAHHADDNVETLLLNLSFGTGIRGLSGMPYKRDDGIIRPLLDVSRAEIITFIESNFWEYVNDSSNAENVYRRNIIRNRIIPLLNELNPSFLAAGAKTIQNLRGAEAFFDETIASYRNQVFQDNIINVTDLLRSPSPQTLLYECLRIYGFNRTQVFNILESINNKSGGIFLADPYRLSCHRDQLILSCQSSDNNEEMFLEIEDILNTPYFESLLIPCDLSVSLRTDKNTALFDYDALQGKHLTIRTRREADKIAPFGIRGNKKVSKVYKDLHMSIDERKVQPILCVDNEPVWIIGIMAGRNYGITASTKRMLKLTVKDTFKSY; from the coding sequence ATGGATACTTTTCTCGAGAAAGTAAGAAATACTATTTTAAGGGAAAAGTTGATTGTTGATCATCATAGCAATATCATCATTGCCATCAGTGGAGGTGCAGATTCTGTAGCCCTGCTGATGGCTCTTCGATTGTTAGGGTACAATGTTATAGCAGCACATTGCAACTTCAACTTGCGGGGAGTAGAAAGTAAACGGGATGAAGATTTTGTAAGAGAGCTCTGCTCACGCGAAAATATTACATGCAGAGTAAAATCATTTGATACGTCAGAATACGCTGCAAATAAAAAAATATCCATAGAGATAGCTGCACGCGAACTACGCTATAGCTGGTTCAGGGCATTGAGAGAGGAGCTCAGGTGTGATTATATAGCGGTAGCTCATCATGCCGATGACAATGTGGAAACCCTATTGCTGAATCTCTCTTTTGGAACCGGGATAAGAGGGCTTAGTGGCATGCCTTATAAAAGAGATGATGGAATAATAAGGCCTTTATTAGATGTGTCCCGAGCTGAGATTATCACCTTCATTGAGAGCAATTTTTGGGAATACGTAAATGATAGTTCCAATGCAGAGAATGTATATCGACGCAATATTATTCGTAATCGTATCATTCCATTGTTAAACGAGCTCAATCCGTCTTTTCTAGCAGCCGGAGCGAAAACTATTCAAAACTTACGAGGAGCCGAGGCTTTTTTTGATGAAACCATTGCATCGTATCGCAATCAGGTATTTCAGGATAATATTATTAATGTAACTGATCTTTTGAGATCACCATCTCCTCAAACCTTATTATATGAATGCCTCAGAATATATGGGTTCAACCGCACCCAGGTATTCAATATTCTTGAAAGCATCAATAATAAATCCGGAGGCATATTTTTAGCTGATCCATACCGACTTTCATGCCACAGGGATCAACTTATTCTTTCATGCCAAAGTAGTGATAATAACGAAGAAATGTTTTTGGAAATAGAAGACATACTCAATACTCCATACTTTGAATCACTGCTTATTCCATGTGACCTTTCAGTATCACTGAGGACAGACAAAAATACGGCTCTCTTTGATTATGATGCTCTGCAAGGTAAACATTTGACTATCCGTACCCGGCGAGAAGCCGACAAAATAGCTCCCTTTGGCATCAGAGGCAATAAGAAGGTAAGTAAAGTATATAAAGACCTTCATATGAGTATTGATGAACGAAAGGTGCAACCTATCCTTTGTGTAGACAACGAACCGGTTTGGATCATAGGCATTATGGCAGGGCGCAATTACGGTATTACAGCATCGACCAAACGTATGCTAAAACTAACAGTTAAAGACACTTTCAAAAGTTATTGA
- a CDS encoding zinc ribbon domain-containing protein — translation MAKEIVKSEQEQTVEEKLIALGRLQETLSKIDKIKTLRGELPLEVQDLEDEIAGLETRLSNYAAESKAQTQAASDEKTKSANAKSLIEKYNSQLDHVKNNREYDNLKKEIEFQDLEIKLSEKKIKEYNEEVAQRKQRMEELKERMDGRALDLSAKKTELDSIVSETKQEEEKLRVEAKSLEESIEPRLLNAFKRIRKGARNGMAVVPVERDACGGCFNKIPPQKQLDVKLHKKVIVCEYCGRIMIDPELFENAK, via the coding sequence ATGGCAAAAGAAATAGTAAAATCAGAGCAGGAACAAACAGTTGAAGAGAAACTGATTGCTTTGGGACGCCTCCAGGAAACCCTCTCCAAGATAGACAAAATCAAAACTCTCCGTGGTGAATTACCATTGGAGGTACAAGATTTGGAGGATGAGATTGCAGGGTTGGAGACTCGCTTGTCCAACTATGCTGCCGAGAGCAAGGCTCAGACTCAAGCTGCATCTGATGAAAAGACCAAAAGTGCCAATGCTAAAAGCTTGATCGAAAAATATAATAGTCAGTTGGATCATGTAAAGAACAACAGGGAATACGATAACCTCAAAAAGGAGATCGAATTTCAGGACTTGGAGATCAAACTTTCCGAAAAGAAGATCAAGGAGTACAACGAAGAGGTTGCTCAGCGCAAACAAAGAATGGAAGAGCTCAAAGAACGAATGGACGGTCGTGCTTTGGATTTGTCTGCAAAGAAAACAGAATTGGACAGTATTGTATCTGAGACTAAGCAAGAGGAAGAAAAACTTCGTGTTGAGGCCAAATCTCTTGAAGAAAGCATCGAACCCCGCTTGCTCAATGCTTTCAAACGTATTCGCAAAGGGGCTCGCAACGGTATGGCTGTAGTGCCTGTTGAGCGTGATGCTTGTGGCGGTTGCTTCAATAAGATTCCACCCCAAAAGCAATTGGACGTGAAATTGCACAAGAAGGTTATCGTCTGTGAATATTGCGGTCGTATCATGATCGATCCGGAGCTTTTTGAAAATGCAAAATAA
- the aspS gene encoding aspartate--tRNA ligase — MYRTNTCGELRISHVGDCVTLAGWVQKVRRMGGMTFVDLRDRYGITQLVFSGERVDQSIAKEAQHLGREFVIQIEGIVSERSNKNANIPTGDIEIEVKALKVLNKSEVPPFTIEEDTDGGDDLRMKYRYLDLRRSNVRANLELRHKFALEVRRYLDSKGFLEVETPMLIKSTPEGARDFVVPSRMNPNQFYALPQSPQTFKQLLMVSGFDRYFQIVKCFRDEDLRADRQPEFTQIDCEMSFVEQEDVLTMFEGMTKHLFKEVRGVDIETPFLRMSWHDAMKYYGCDKPDLRFGMPFVEVMDVMQGHGFSVFDSATYIGGICAKSAASYTRKQLDALTDFVKRPQIGAKGLVYARVEADGSVKSSVDKFYSQEILKKLAERMQAEAGDLILLMSGDDVMRTRKQLCELRLEMGNQLGLRDKNTFSCLWVVDFPLFEWDDETKRFYAMHHPFTSPKPEDIPLLDTKPGEVRANAYDMVINGVEVGGGSIRIHDSGLQQKMFELLGFTPEKAQEQFGFLMNAFRYGAPPHGGLAYGLDRWVSLFAGLDSIRDCIAFPKNNAGRDVMIDAPSLIDNEQLEELYLTLKPVQE, encoded by the coding sequence ATGTACAGAACTAATACGTGTGGTGAGCTACGCATATCTCATGTGGGAGACTGCGTAACGCTTGCGGGATGGGTACAGAAAGTACGCCGTATGGGCGGAATGACCTTTGTAGATTTGAGAGATCGCTATGGTATCACTCAACTTGTTTTCAGTGGAGAGCGTGTAGATCAAAGCATTGCGAAAGAAGCGCAACATCTTGGTCGTGAGTTTGTAATCCAGATAGAAGGTATAGTATCAGAGCGTTCAAATAAAAATGCCAATATTCCTACCGGAGACATCGAAATAGAAGTTAAGGCTCTAAAGGTGCTCAATAAATCAGAAGTTCCGCCTTTTACTATCGAAGAAGATACGGATGGAGGCGATGATTTGAGGATGAAGTATCGCTATCTCGACCTTAGACGTAGCAATGTGCGTGCAAATCTCGAACTTCGTCATAAATTTGCTCTAGAAGTGCGCCGTTATCTTGATAGTAAAGGCTTTCTTGAAGTAGAGACACCAATGCTAATCAAGTCAACCCCGGAAGGCGCAAGAGATTTTGTAGTACCATCCAGAATGAACCCAAATCAGTTCTATGCACTACCCCAGTCTCCCCAAACTTTCAAGCAACTGTTGATGGTAAGCGGATTTGACCGCTATTTTCAGATAGTTAAATGTTTTAGAGACGAAGACCTTCGAGCAGACAGGCAGCCTGAGTTTACACAGATTGACTGTGAGATGAGCTTTGTGGAACAAGAAGATGTGCTCACTATGTTTGAAGGAATGACCAAGCATTTGTTCAAAGAGGTTCGCGGTGTTGACATTGAAACTCCATTCCTTCGTATGTCGTGGCATGATGCAATGAAATACTATGGCTGTGACAAACCTGACCTTCGTTTTGGGATGCCGTTTGTTGAAGTCATGGATGTAATGCAAGGACATGGCTTCAGCGTATTCGACTCCGCAACCTATATAGGTGGTATATGTGCTAAATCAGCTGCATCATATACTCGTAAACAACTGGATGCCCTTACTGATTTTGTAAAGCGCCCTCAAATAGGAGCTAAAGGATTGGTATATGCACGTGTAGAAGCCGATGGGTCTGTAAAAAGCAGTGTGGACAAATTTTACTCACAGGAAATACTTAAGAAACTTGCCGAAAGAATGCAAGCGGAAGCGGGTGACCTTATTTTACTGATGAGTGGTGATGATGTGATGCGTACACGTAAGCAACTCTGTGAATTGAGACTAGAGATGGGGAATCAATTGGGATTGAGAGATAAAAATACATTTTCCTGTCTTTGGGTAGTAGATTTCCCATTGTTTGAATGGGACGATGAAACCAAACGTTTCTATGCTATGCATCACCCCTTTACATCACCCAAACCCGAAGATATCCCTCTTCTGGATACCAAACCGGGGGAAGTGAGAGCCAATGCGTATGACATGGTAATCAATGGAGTAGAAGTAGGTGGAGGTTCTATCAGAATCCATGATAGCGGATTACAACAAAAAATGTTTGAATTACTAGGATTTACTCCTGAAAAAGCGCAAGAGCAATTTGGATTTCTCATGAATGCATTCAGATACGGAGCACCTCCTCACGGTGGGTTGGCTTATGGATTAGATCGCTGGGTATCACTTTTTGCAGGGCTGGATAGTATTCGTGATTGTATTGCTTTCCCGAAAAACAACGCAGGACGTGATGTGATGATTGATGCTCCTTCATTGATTGATAATGAACAGCTAGAAGAATTATACCTCACGCTTAAGCCTGTGCAAGAGTAA
- a CDS encoding alpha/beta fold hydrolase, with translation MLRYISINNFLSEKGKEYSVITLSYELAGQSLSKAPIVIVNHALTGNSSVAGDDGWWGNLIGENKPVDTRKYSILAFNIPGNAYDGRESDDFEEFTLYDVARLFIQALNALSINKVYAIMGASMGGSLTWQMAFLAPTLAQRILPIACDYKASDWLIAQTWIQKSILEHSYNPLKDARMHAMLCYRTPTSLNERFGLLKNRDAEKYDVEDWLEYHGDTLQKRFNLSAYKVMTFLTATIFVCDDASTLDIIQSDIHMISIDTDLLFTHDRALATFQTLSLSKANVTLNTIKSIHGHDAFLMEYQQLGNIIKPLF, from the coding sequence ATGCTCAGATATATATCTATTAATAATTTTTTGTCTGAAAAGGGCAAAGAATATTCGGTAATTACACTAAGTTATGAATTGGCAGGACAGTCGCTTAGCAAAGCACCTATTGTTATAGTCAATCATGCTCTTACAGGTAATTCTTCTGTTGCCGGTGATGACGGTTGGTGGGGGAATCTCATAGGGGAAAATAAACCTGTTGATACACGTAAATACAGCATATTGGCTTTTAATATTCCCGGCAATGCTTACGATGGTAGAGAAAGCGATGATTTTGAAGAGTTCACCCTGTACGATGTAGCACGGCTTTTTATACAAGCGTTGAATGCTCTTAGTATCAATAAAGTATATGCGATAATGGGGGCGTCCATGGGCGGTTCACTTACCTGGCAGATGGCTTTTCTTGCTCCAACCTTGGCACAACGTATTCTTCCCATTGCCTGCGATTACAAAGCTAGCGACTGGCTTATTGCTCAGACTTGGATTCAGAAGAGTATTCTTGAGCATTCCTATAATCCCTTGAAAGATGCTCGCATGCATGCAATGCTGTGTTATAGGACTCCGACTTCTCTCAATGAGAGATTTGGATTACTCAAAAACCGTGATGCTGAAAAATATGATGTAGAGGACTGGTTGGAGTATCATGGAGATACGCTCCAAAAAAGATTCAACCTCTCAGCTTACAAAGTCATGACCTTCCTTACTGCTACTATATTCGTATGTGATGATGCTTCTACGCTCGATATCATACAGTCTGATATACATATGATTTCTATTGATACCGACTTATTATTTACGCATGATCGTGCGCTTGCCACTTTTCAGACCTTGAGCCTTAGCAAAGCTAACGTTACATTGAACACAATCAAGTCCATTCATGGACATGATGCTTTTTTGATGGAATATCAACAATTGGGTAACATTATAAAACCATTATTCTGA
- a CDS encoding Nif3-like dinuclear metal center hexameric protein: MIIKEILSHLESCLPLALQESYDNCGIQIGDPMQEASGALLCVDITEEVLQEAVSKGCNLVIAHHPLLFKGLKSITGKTYIERCVLFAIKQGLVIYSAHTNADNALGGLNYVLADLFGLNKVTALQPIKNTLIKLVTYVPETHAEDLRKALWDIGAGHIGGYDCCSYNVHGEGTFRAGDGTNPFMGIQGKLHTEKEVCVSLIMPSYLQPLALATLLENHPYEEPAYDIISLCNEWDGAGTGIVGELESEEDALKFIHHIKHIFQAERVCYSTLPHKKVKRVAICGGAGGSFLSAAKRAKADVYITGEAKYNDFFDAECKPTLVTVGHYESEIFATKLFNKIISDKFHNFAIHISQINSNPVNYL; encoded by the coding sequence ATGATTATAAAAGAAATACTATCCCATCTGGAGTCATGCTTGCCGCTTGCCCTGCAAGAATCATATGATAATTGTGGCATACAGATTGGTGACCCCATGCAAGAAGCATCGGGAGCACTACTTTGCGTGGATATTACAGAAGAAGTATTACAAGAAGCTGTAAGCAAAGGGTGTAATTTGGTTATTGCCCATCACCCGTTGCTTTTCAAAGGTCTTAAAAGTATAACCGGTAAAACTTACATAGAAAGATGTGTGCTTTTTGCCATCAAGCAAGGATTAGTGATTTATTCCGCTCACACCAATGCTGACAATGCTCTCGGAGGTCTAAACTATGTATTGGCAGACCTTTTCGGGCTGAATAAAGTCACAGCCTTACAACCCATAAAAAACACATTGATAAAGCTAGTTACATATGTACCCGAAACACACGCAGAAGATCTAAGAAAAGCATTGTGGGATATAGGTGCGGGGCATATTGGAGGCTATGACTGTTGTAGCTATAATGTGCATGGTGAAGGTACATTCCGTGCCGGAGATGGCACCAATCCGTTTATGGGAATTCAAGGTAAGCTGCATACGGAAAAAGAGGTATGTGTATCTCTTATTATGCCCAGCTATCTGCAACCTCTTGCTCTAGCTACGTTGTTAGAGAATCATCCTTATGAAGAACCGGCTTATGATATCATTTCACTTTGCAATGAATGGGACGGAGCAGGCACAGGCATAGTAGGTGAACTTGAGAGTGAGGAGGATGCCCTGAAATTTATTCATCATATCAAACATATTTTTCAAGCGGAAAGAGTTTGTTATTCGACTTTGCCCCATAAAAAAGTAAAACGAGTAGCGATTTGTGGTGGAGCCGGAGGTTCTTTTCTTAGTGCAGCTAAAAGAGCAAAAGCGGATGTTTATATTACAGGAGAAGCAAAATACAATGACTTTTTTGATGCAGAATGTAAGCCTACCCTAGTAACTGTGGGACATTACGAGAGTGAAATATTTGCAACAAAGTTATTCAATAAGATTATTTCAGATAAATTCCATAACTTTGCAATTCATATAAGTCAAATTAATTCCAATCCGGTTAATTACCTATAA
- the rho gene encoding transcription termination factor Rho yields the protein MQKYNISELNDKTVDELKTLASELGVKGVSTKQDLIYAILDEQAVTMAGAQMEKQKEKDEKRSERRKPGRPKKTAVKKNTAKEGEKENTEVSPKAPESKQPEVATPAKETKSNETSATKKKGRPTKADNTNRSKEKAPVTAETSKEEPIAEKQKETIPEDLFAEVSAKEEKEVKSKEVQKPEAQPLKMVQKIEEVTPESNNKPAEPATQTQSDSDKDVSSSASAASGEPMRMVFRHKNSNSVLDQVLPFSSTPNQPTTPAPAKKSPTPKQQQPAVKNIKPQTEVAPVKPVLETTYDFTGILECSGVLEIMPDGYGFLRSSDYNYLSSPDDVYVSPQQIKQLGLRTGDVVEGTIRPPREGEKYFPFVALTSVNGRSQEEIRDRIPFDHLTPLFPEEKFRLESPNVASVHDKTAVRIVDMFSPIGKGQRGLIVAQPKTGKTMLLKDIANAIAANHPEVYMIVLLIDERPEEVTDMARSVNAEVIASTFDEPAERHVKIADIVLNKAKRMVECGHDVVILLDSITRLARAYNTVQPASGKVLSGGVDANALQKPKRFFGAARNIENGGSLTILATALQETGSKMDDVIFEEFKGTGNMELQLDRRLANKRIYPAVDIVSSSTRRDDLLLDDTTLNRMWILRKYLSDMNPIEAMEHVRQHLENTSTNMEFLASMNS from the coding sequence ATGCAGAAATATAATATCTCAGAGCTTAATGATAAGACCGTAGATGAACTTAAAACATTAGCTTCGGAGCTGGGCGTAAAAGGAGTCAGCACCAAACAAGACCTTATTTATGCCATTTTGGACGAGCAAGCTGTTACAATGGCCGGTGCTCAAATGGAGAAGCAAAAGGAAAAGGACGAAAAACGGAGTGAAAGAAGAAAGCCGGGAAGACCTAAAAAAACCGCAGTAAAAAAGAACACTGCTAAGGAAGGCGAAAAAGAGAATACAGAGGTATCTCCAAAAGCACCTGAATCAAAACAACCGGAAGTAGCAACTCCAGCCAAAGAGACTAAGTCAAACGAGACTAGTGCTACTAAGAAGAAAGGTAGGCCTACAAAAGCTGACAATACAAATAGAAGTAAAGAAAAAGCTCCAGTAACAGCCGAGACCTCGAAAGAAGAACCCATCGCGGAAAAACAAAAAGAAACTATTCCGGAAGACTTATTTGCCGAAGTATCTGCCAAAGAAGAAAAAGAGGTTAAGTCTAAAGAAGTACAAAAGCCAGAGGCTCAACCTCTGAAAATGGTACAAAAGATCGAGGAAGTTACTCCGGAGTCCAATAATAAGCCGGCTGAACCCGCTACACAGACCCAGTCAGATAGTGATAAAGATGTTTCATCATCAGCATCTGCTGCATCCGGCGAACCTATGAGAATGGTGTTTAGACACAAAAACAGTAATTCCGTTTTAGATCAAGTACTACCTTTCTCTTCCACACCCAACCAACCAACCACACCAGCACCCGCCAAGAAAAGCCCTACCCCCAAACAGCAACAACCTGCAGTAAAAAACATCAAACCACAAACTGAAGTTGCTCCCGTGAAGCCTGTCTTAGAAACGACTTATGACTTCACCGGCATTCTTGAGTGTTCTGGTGTTTTAGAAATCATGCCTGACGGCTACGGTTTCCTTCGTTCATCAGATTACAATTATCTCTCATCACCTGACGATGTATACGTATCTCCACAACAGATCAAGCAACTTGGACTGAGAACTGGCGATGTGGTTGAAGGCACAATAAGACCTCCGAGAGAGGGAGAGAAATATTTTCCGTTTGTAGCACTAACCAGTGTCAACGGACGCTCTCAGGAAGAGATTAGAGATAGAATTCCTTTCGATCATCTCACACCTTTGTTTCCTGAAGAGAAATTCCGCTTGGAATCACCTAATGTTGCTTCCGTGCACGACAAGACAGCTGTGAGAATAGTAGATATGTTCTCTCCTATCGGGAAAGGACAAAGGGGGCTCATCGTAGCCCAACCGAAGACCGGTAAAACTATGCTCCTCAAAGATATTGCAAATGCCATTGCAGCCAATCACCCTGAAGTATATATGATAGTACTTCTGATTGATGAGCGCCCCGAAGAGGTAACGGATATGGCGAGAAGTGTAAATGCAGAGGTTATAGCATCCACTTTTGACGAACCGGCAGAGCGCCATGTAAAGATTGCAGATATTGTACTCAACAAAGCCAAGCGTATGGTTGAGTGTGGTCATGATGTAGTCATCCTGCTCGACTCTATCACACGTCTTGCCCGTGCTTACAATACAGTACAACCGGCCTCGGGCAAAGTCCTCTCGGGTGGTGTGGATGCCAACGCCCTCCAGAAACCTAAAAGATTTTTCGGAGCTGCGCGTAATATTGAAAACGGAGGCAGCCTTACCATTCTTGCCACGGCACTACAAGAGACAGGGTCCAAAATGGATGATGTGATCTTCGAAGAGTTCAAAGGCACAGGTAATATGGAACTACAACTTGATCGCCGTTTGGCAAACAAAAGAATCTATCCGGCTGTGGATATTGTATCCAGTAGCACTAGACGTGATGATCTTCTTTTGGATGATACTACGCTTAATAGGATGTGGATCTTGCGTAAATATCTCTCGGACATGAACCCTATTGAGGCTATGGAGCACGTAAGACAACATCTCGAGAATACCTCCACAAACATGGAATTTCTGGCATCAATGAATAGCTAA
- a CDS encoding S8 family peptidase produces the protein MKTKFIFFIFCAILFGCTNNQRLEEENGMETGSILSHKEINDLIKKRIKETGQFAWNKESVDVVWSALVCGDSILSVGYGSSPVEDGHNLRAVNRDELYQLLEIAPDKAYDPIKLKSQSMRVGFIDEDTVLNVVDIKVASKEKLAELLADKRLRYIEPTGYRFFSEDELIGQENENKSSSDPGNSSGCGYSDDKIAEADYILVAPGAKVPWNFYIHRIPEAWKFSTGAGITLAIVDTGISPEQELLNKSFNEGYSQGRYIEKHGVYVNSWLPSSSTNYDGVDDKCGHGTKMASAATAPRNDHHLPVGIAYNANLVMYRAVKNVVIDGYNEQNGVARALKELADNKDVKIISMSLGHIMKLNKVADAIKYAYSKGKIIFAAGGTSTSWTSWAGVIFPANMKETFAVTGVKEGEEIRCDICHSGSLIDFTVTMERKGSKNNVPVLSYYNNKASYVGGSSVATASMAGITALVWARHPEWTREQVINKLIESSQYSKNRSNQFGYGNVDVLKAVQ, from the coding sequence ATGAAAACAAAATTTATTTTCTTTATTTTTTGCGCCATACTATTTGGCTGCACCAATAACCAAAGACTAGAAGAAGAGAATGGAATGGAAACGGGATCAATCCTTTCTCACAAAGAAATCAACGACCTCATAAAGAAACGAATAAAAGAGACCGGGCAATTCGCATGGAATAAGGAAAGCGTTGACGTTGTATGGAGTGCCTTGGTTTGTGGCGACAGCATTCTCAGTGTTGGTTACGGAAGTTCACCGGTCGAAGATGGGCATAATCTCCGGGCCGTAAATAGGGATGAACTTTATCAATTACTTGAGATAGCGCCAGATAAAGCTTACGATCCCATAAAACTTAAGTCTCAATCAATGAGAGTAGGTTTTATTGACGAAGACACTGTTTTGAATGTTGTAGATATTAAAGTGGCAAGCAAAGAAAAACTTGCAGAACTGCTTGCTGATAAAAGATTGCGTTATATAGAACCCACAGGTTATAGATTTTTCTCTGAAGACGAACTCATTGGGCAAGAAAATGAGAATAAATCTTCTTCAGATCCCGGAAATTCATCGGGCTGTGGGTATAGTGATGACAAAATTGCTGAAGCCGACTACATATTGGTGGCACCCGGAGCAAAAGTCCCATGGAACTTCTATATCCATAGAATTCCTGAAGCATGGAAATTCAGCACAGGTGCTGGCATCACACTTGCAATAGTAGATACGGGTATCTCTCCTGAACAAGAACTGCTCAATAAATCATTCAACGAGGGCTATTCTCAAGGACGCTATATCGAGAAACATGGTGTATATGTAAATAGTTGGTTGCCATCATCATCTACCAATTACGACGGAGTGGATGATAAATGTGGACATGGAACCAAAATGGCTTCAGCAGCTACGGCTCCCCGGAATGATCATCATCTACCCGTGGGTATTGCATATAATGCAAACCTTGTGATGTATAGAGCTGTAAAAAATGTGGTGATCGATGGTTATAATGAACAAAACGGAGTAGCCAGGGCACTCAAAGAACTTGCCGATAATAAGGATGTGAAGATTATATCAATGTCGTTGGGACATATCATGAAGCTAAATAAAGTTGCTGATGCTATTAAATATGCTTACAGTAAAGGTAAAATTATTTTTGCAGCCGGAGGAACTTCTACTTCATGGACTAGTTGGGCTGGCGTGATATTTCCGGCAAACATGAAGGAGACATTTGCCGTAACAGGAGTTAAAGAAGGAGAAGAAATTCGGTGTGATATTTGTCACTCAGGTAGTCTTATTGATTTTACTGTAACTATGGAAAGAAAGGGAAGTAAGAACAATGTCCCCGTATTGAGCTATTACAATAATAAAGCCAGTTATGTAGGAGGGTCATCTGTAGCTACTGCTTCCATGGCTGGTATTACAGCTCTTGTATGGGCTCGTCATCCTGAATGGACAAGAGAGCAAGTCATTAATAAATTGATAGAATCTTCCCAATATTCTAAAAACAGAAGTAATCAATTTGGTTATGGCAATGTCGATGTTCTAAAAGCAGTGCAGTAG
- a CDS encoding O-acetylhomoserine aminocarboxypropyltransferase/cysteine synthase family protein has protein sequence MSTNRKTQALHVGFNPTHYNGATSVPLFQGSAYQFRDSDHAAAVFDLTEPGYIYTRLNNPTTDILEQRLAAIEGGIGCVATASGMSAIATTILTLLNAGDHIVSSSSIYGGTFNLFSVALPRFGINTTFVDPDDMEAFERAITPDTKLIYTEALGNPKLNFADIGKLSHIAHSHFIPLIVDNTITPGLLKPIEYGADIVIHSLTKYICGNGTALGGAIIDSGKFNWANGNFPDFTEPSPGYHGLVYWEVFNKAAFIVRARVEGLRDLGSTISPANSFQIIQGLETLDVRLKRVSENAMNIAQWLYNHPLVKWVNYPGLTLSPYYKVCSQYLRDGFGGLLTFGPKGGYESAKKVADSTHIFSLVANLGDTKSLLIHPSSTTHRQLTEEQQRQAGVTPDLIRLSVGLEDVEDLKSDLDQALIVSASNQP, from the coding sequence ATGTCTACGAACAGAAAAACTCAAGCACTTCATGTGGGGTTCAATCCTACTCACTACAATGGAGCCACCAGTGTTCCCTTATTTCAAGGCTCTGCCTATCAGTTCAGAGATTCAGATCATGCAGCAGCTGTCTTTGATCTTACTGAACCAGGATATATTTACACACGACTCAACAATCCTACTACTGATATCCTTGAGCAGCGATTAGCTGCAATAGAGGGTGGAATAGGCTGTGTGGCTACAGCTAGTGGTATGAGTGCTATAGCTACTACTATACTAACACTTCTCAACGCAGGTGATCATATAGTATCTTCTTCGAGTATATACGGTGGAACTTTCAATCTTTTTAGTGTTGCACTTCCCCGTTTTGGTATCAATACTACATTTGTCGATCCGGATGATATGGAAGCATTTGAGAGAGCTATTACCCCTGACACGAAGTTAATCTATACAGAAGCTCTTGGAAATCCCAAACTCAATTTTGCAGATATCGGAAAGCTGTCTCATATCGCTCATAGTCACTTTATACCACTTATTGTGGATAATACTATCACTCCGGGTTTATTGAAACCGATCGAATACGGAGCGGATATCGTAATCCATTCGCTCACCAAATATATTTGTGGTAATGGCACTGCTTTGGGGGGAGCAATTATTGACAGTGGGAAGTTCAATTGGGCGAATGGAAATTTCCCTGATTTCACAGAGCCAAGTCCTGGTTATCATGGACTTGTTTATTGGGAAGTGTTTAATAAAGCGGCCTTCATTGTACGTGCAAGGGTCGAAGGACTCCGTGATTTGGGTAGCACCATAAGTCCGGCAAATTCTTTTCAGATAATACAAGGTTTGGAAACATTGGACGTACGTCTCAAAAGAGTAAGTGAGAATGCTATGAATATTGCCCAATGGTTATATAATCATCCTTTGGTAAAGTGGGTCAATTATCCGGGGTTGACTCTAAGTCCGTATTATAAGGTCTGTTCTCAATATCTCAGAGATGGATTTGGTGGATTATTAACTTTTGGACCTAAAGGAGGCTATGAATCAGCTAAGAAAGTCGCTGACTCTACTCATATATTTAGCCTTGTGGCTAATTTGGGAGACACCAAATCATTACTTATTCATCCTTCAAGCACTACCCATCGGCAACTTACCGAAGAACAACAACGTCAAGCCGGAGTTACTCCTGATCTTATACGATTGTCTGTGGGATTAGAAGATGTGGAGGATTTGAAATCCGATTTGGATCAAGCCCTCATAGTTAGCGCTAGTAATCAACCATAA